In Podarcis muralis chromosome 14, rPodMur119.hap1.1, whole genome shotgun sequence, one genomic interval encodes:
- the GLYR1 gene encoding cytokine-like nuclear factor N-PAC isoform X19 yields MAAAAAAVPVNLRLGDLVWGKLGRYPPWPGKIVNPPKDLKKPRGKKCFFVKFFGTEDHLPVLEELEPKLHQPRTRESAWIKVEQLKPYHAHKEEMIKINKGKRFQQAVDAVEEFLKKGKGKDQDLTIPESSTVKRMMTGTMAGFKWPPSPAVCYQAITKKLKVCEEETGSTSIQAADSTAINGSITPTDKKIGFLGLGLMGSGIVSNLLKMGHTVTVWNRTAEKCDLFIQEGARLGRTPAEVVSTCDITFACVSDPKAAKDLVLGPSGVLQGIRPGKCYVDMSTVDADTVTELAQVIVSRGGRFLEAPVSGNQQLSNDGMLVILAAGDRGLYEDCSSCFQAMGKTSFFLGEVGNAAKMMLIVNMVQGSFMATIAEGLTLAQVTGQSQQTLLDILNQGQLASIFLDQKCQNILQGNFKPDFYLKYIQKDLRLAIALGDSVNHPTPMAAAANEVYKRAKALDQSDNDMSAVYRAYIH; encoded by the exons GGGGAAGCTGGGCCGTTATCCTCCTTGGCCAGGAAAG ATTGTTAACCCGCCTAAGGACCTGAAGAAGCCTCGTGGGAAGAAGTGCTTCTTTGTGAAGTTTTTTGGGACTGAAGATCA TCTTCCCGTGCTTGAGGAGCTGGAGCCCAAACTGCATCAACCACGTACAAGAGAGAG TGCTTGGATTAAAGTGGAGCAGCTGAAGCCTTATCATGCCCACAAAGAGGAAATGATTAAAATTAACAAAGGCAAGAGGTTCCAGCAAGCTGTGGATGCTGTGGAAGAATTCCTCAAAAAAGGCAAAGGCAAGGACCAG GATCTGACAATCCCTGAATCGAGCACAGTGAAGAGAATGATGACTGGCACCATGGCTGGCTTTAAATGGCCACCGAGT CCGGCTGTTTGCTACCAAGCCATCACAAAGAAGCTGAAGGTGTGTGAAGAG GAAACAGGGTCCACGTCTATCCAGGCAGCCGACAGCACGGCTATCAATGGCAGCATCACTCCCACAGACAAGAA gATAGGTTTCCTTGGCCTTGGCCTGATGGGGAGTGGCATCGTGTCCAACTTACTAAAAATGGGTCACACTGTCACGGTCTGGAACCGGACTGCTGAAAAG TGTGATTTGTTCATCCAGGAGGGGGCAAGGTTGGGAAGAACCCCCGCTGAAGTGGTCTCCACCTGTGACATCACTTTCGCCTGCGTATCTGATCCAAAGGCAGCCAAGGAT CTGGTGCTTGGTCCTAGTGGAGTACTCCAGGGTATACGTCCAGGAAAGTGCTACGTGGACATGTCCACCGTGGATGCAGACACTGTTACAGAACTGGCTCAG GTGATCGTATCCAGGGGTGGTCGCTTCCTGGAGGCACCAGTTTCAGGGAACCAACAACTCTCTAACGATGGCATGCTGGTGATACTAGCCGCCGGTGACAGGGGCTTATATGAAGACTGCAGTAGTTGTTTCCAAGCAATGGGGAAAACCTCTTTTTTTCTAG GGGAAGTGGGGAACGCTGCCAAGATGATGCTCATTGTGAACATGGTCCAAGGAAGCTTCATGGCCACAATAGCAGAAGGACTAACTCTGGCTCAAGTGACTGGTCAGTCGCAGCAGACTCTTCTGGATATCCTCAACCAGGGACAACTCGCCAGCATCTTCTTGGACCAGAAGTGCCAAA acaTCCTGCAAGGAAATTTTAAACCAGATTTCTACCTGAAATACATCCAGAAGGATCTCAGATTAGCCATTGCACTAGGCGATTCTGTTAACCACCCAACTCCCATGGCAGCTGCAGCCAATGAG GTCTACAAACGAGCAAAAGCATTGGACCAATCTGACAATGACATGTCTGCTGTGTACAGGGCCTACATCCACTAG
- the GLYR1 gene encoding cytokine-like nuclear factor N-PAC isoform X8, with protein MAAAAAAVPVNLRLGDLVWGKLGRYPPWPGKIVNPPKDLKKPRGKKCFFVKFFGTEDHAWIKVEQLKPYHAHKEEMIKINKGKRFQQAVDAVEEFLKKGKGKDQASHNSTEEKNRRNSSEERGKQSVGEEKHKANLSEGKPKKRVSSVSSERGSKSPLKRTYEQSPRKRGRPPKDEKDLTIPESSTVKRMMTGTMAGFKWPPSVSEPVKDGDPHFHHFLLSQTEKPAVCYQAITKKLKVCEEETGSTSIQAADSTAINGSITPTDKKIGFLGLGLMGSGIVSNLLKMGHTVTVWNRTAEKCDLFIQEGARLGRTPAEVVSTCDITFACVSDPKAAKDLVLGPSGVLQGIRPGKCYVDMSTVDADTVTELAQVIVSRGGRFLEAPVSGNQQLSNDGMLVILAAGDRGLYEDCSSCFQAMGKTSFFLGEVGNAAKMMLIVNMVQGSFMATIAEGLTLAQVTGQSQQTLLDILNQGQLASIFLDQKCQNILQGNFKPDFYLKYIQKDLRLAIALGDSVNHPTPMAAAANEVYKRAKALDQSDNDMSAVYRAYIH; from the exons GGGGAAGCTGGGCCGTTATCCTCCTTGGCCAGGAAAG ATTGTTAACCCGCCTAAGGACCTGAAGAAGCCTCGTGGGAAGAAGTGCTTCTTTGTGAAGTTTTTTGGGACTGAAGATCA TGCTTGGATTAAAGTGGAGCAGCTGAAGCCTTATCATGCCCACAAAGAGGAAATGATTAAAATTAACAAAGGCAAGAGGTTCCAGCAAGCTGTGGATGCTGTGGAAGAATTCCTCAAAAAAGGCAAAGGCAAGGACCAG GCTTCTCATAACTCCACCGAAGAGAAGAATCGGCGGAATTCGAGTGAAGAGAGGGGCAAGCAGTCAGTGGGAGAAGAGAAACACAAAGCCAATTTGTCTGAAGGGAAGCCGAAGAAGAGGGTGTCTTCCGTTTCTTCAGAGCGAGGCTCAAAATCCCCTCTGAAGAGAACGTATGAGCAAAGCCCCCGGAAGCGAGGGCGCCCCCCTAAAGATGAGAAG GATCTGACAATCCCTGAATCGAGCACAGTGAAGAGAATGATGACTGGCACCATGGCTGGCTTTAAATGGCCACCGAGTGTAAGCGAG CCTGTGAAAGATGGCGACCCTCATTTCCATCACTTCCTGCTTAGCCAGACAGAGAAG CCGGCTGTTTGCTACCAAGCCATCACAAAGAAGCTGAAGGTGTGTGAAGAG GAAACAGGGTCCACGTCTATCCAGGCAGCCGACAGCACGGCTATCAATGGCAGCATCACTCCCACAGACAAGAA gATAGGTTTCCTTGGCCTTGGCCTGATGGGGAGTGGCATCGTGTCCAACTTACTAAAAATGGGTCACACTGTCACGGTCTGGAACCGGACTGCTGAAAAG TGTGATTTGTTCATCCAGGAGGGGGCAAGGTTGGGAAGAACCCCCGCTGAAGTGGTCTCCACCTGTGACATCACTTTCGCCTGCGTATCTGATCCAAAGGCAGCCAAGGAT CTGGTGCTTGGTCCTAGTGGAGTACTCCAGGGTATACGTCCAGGAAAGTGCTACGTGGACATGTCCACCGTGGATGCAGACACTGTTACAGAACTGGCTCAG GTGATCGTATCCAGGGGTGGTCGCTTCCTGGAGGCACCAGTTTCAGGGAACCAACAACTCTCTAACGATGGCATGCTGGTGATACTAGCCGCCGGTGACAGGGGCTTATATGAAGACTGCAGTAGTTGTTTCCAAGCAATGGGGAAAACCTCTTTTTTTCTAG GGGAAGTGGGGAACGCTGCCAAGATGATGCTCATTGTGAACATGGTCCAAGGAAGCTTCATGGCCACAATAGCAGAAGGACTAACTCTGGCTCAAGTGACTGGTCAGTCGCAGCAGACTCTTCTGGATATCCTCAACCAGGGACAACTCGCCAGCATCTTCTTGGACCAGAAGTGCCAAA acaTCCTGCAAGGAAATTTTAAACCAGATTTCTACCTGAAATACATCCAGAAGGATCTCAGATTAGCCATTGCACTAGGCGATTCTGTTAACCACCCAACTCCCATGGCAGCTGCAGCCAATGAG GTCTACAAACGAGCAAAAGCATTGGACCAATCTGACAATGACATGTCTGCTGTGTACAGGGCCTACATCCACTAG
- the GLYR1 gene encoding cytokine-like nuclear factor N-PAC isoform X12, giving the protein MAAAAAAVPVNLRLGDLVWGKLGRYPPWPGKIVNPPKDLKKPRGKKCFFVKFFGTEDHLPVLEELEPKLHQPRTRESAWIKVEQLKPYHAHKEEMIKINKGKRFQQAVDAVEEFLKKGKGKDQASHNSTEEKNRRNSSEERGKQSVGEEKHKANLSEGKPKKRVSSVSSERGSKSPLKRTYEQSPRKRGRPPKDEKDLTIPESSTVKRMMTGTMAGFKWPPSPAVCYQAITKKLKETGSTSIQAADSTAINGSITPTDKKIGFLGLGLMGSGIVSNLLKMGHTVTVWNRTAEKCDLFIQEGARLGRTPAEVVSTCDITFACVSDPKAAKDLVLGPSGVLQGIRPGKCYVDMSTVDADTVTELAQVIVSRGGRFLEAPVSGNQQLSNDGMLVILAAGDRGLYEDCSSCFQAMGKTSFFLGEVGNAAKMMLIVNMVQGSFMATIAEGLTLAQVTGQSQQTLLDILNQGQLASIFLDQKCQNILQGNFKPDFYLKYIQKDLRLAIALGDSVNHPTPMAAAANEVYKRAKALDQSDNDMSAVYRAYIH; this is encoded by the exons GGGGAAGCTGGGCCGTTATCCTCCTTGGCCAGGAAAG ATTGTTAACCCGCCTAAGGACCTGAAGAAGCCTCGTGGGAAGAAGTGCTTCTTTGTGAAGTTTTTTGGGACTGAAGATCA TCTTCCCGTGCTTGAGGAGCTGGAGCCCAAACTGCATCAACCACGTACAAGAGAGAG TGCTTGGATTAAAGTGGAGCAGCTGAAGCCTTATCATGCCCACAAAGAGGAAATGATTAAAATTAACAAAGGCAAGAGGTTCCAGCAAGCTGTGGATGCTGTGGAAGAATTCCTCAAAAAAGGCAAAGGCAAGGACCAG GCTTCTCATAACTCCACCGAAGAGAAGAATCGGCGGAATTCGAGTGAAGAGAGGGGCAAGCAGTCAGTGGGAGAAGAGAAACACAAAGCCAATTTGTCTGAAGGGAAGCCGAAGAAGAGGGTGTCTTCCGTTTCTTCAGAGCGAGGCTCAAAATCCCCTCTGAAGAGAACGTATGAGCAAAGCCCCCGGAAGCGAGGGCGCCCCCCTAAAGATGAGAAG GATCTGACAATCCCTGAATCGAGCACAGTGAAGAGAATGATGACTGGCACCATGGCTGGCTTTAAATGGCCACCGAGT CCGGCTGTTTGCTACCAAGCCATCACAAAGAAGCTGAAG GAAACAGGGTCCACGTCTATCCAGGCAGCCGACAGCACGGCTATCAATGGCAGCATCACTCCCACAGACAAGAA gATAGGTTTCCTTGGCCTTGGCCTGATGGGGAGTGGCATCGTGTCCAACTTACTAAAAATGGGTCACACTGTCACGGTCTGGAACCGGACTGCTGAAAAG TGTGATTTGTTCATCCAGGAGGGGGCAAGGTTGGGAAGAACCCCCGCTGAAGTGGTCTCCACCTGTGACATCACTTTCGCCTGCGTATCTGATCCAAAGGCAGCCAAGGAT CTGGTGCTTGGTCCTAGTGGAGTACTCCAGGGTATACGTCCAGGAAAGTGCTACGTGGACATGTCCACCGTGGATGCAGACACTGTTACAGAACTGGCTCAG GTGATCGTATCCAGGGGTGGTCGCTTCCTGGAGGCACCAGTTTCAGGGAACCAACAACTCTCTAACGATGGCATGCTGGTGATACTAGCCGCCGGTGACAGGGGCTTATATGAAGACTGCAGTAGTTGTTTCCAAGCAATGGGGAAAACCTCTTTTTTTCTAG GGGAAGTGGGGAACGCTGCCAAGATGATGCTCATTGTGAACATGGTCCAAGGAAGCTTCATGGCCACAATAGCAGAAGGACTAACTCTGGCTCAAGTGACTGGTCAGTCGCAGCAGACTCTTCTGGATATCCTCAACCAGGGACAACTCGCCAGCATCTTCTTGGACCAGAAGTGCCAAA acaTCCTGCAAGGAAATTTTAAACCAGATTTCTACCTGAAATACATCCAGAAGGATCTCAGATTAGCCATTGCACTAGGCGATTCTGTTAACCACCCAACTCCCATGGCAGCTGCAGCCAATGAG GTCTACAAACGAGCAAAAGCATTGGACCAATCTGACAATGACATGTCTGCTGTGTACAGGGCCTACATCCACTAG
- the GLYR1 gene encoding cytokine-like nuclear factor N-PAC isoform X4 has translation MAAAAAAVPVNLRLGDLVWGKLGRYPPWPGKIVNPPKDLKKPRGKKCFFVKFFGTEDHLPVLEELEPKLHQPRTRESAWIKVEQLKPYHAHKEEMIKINKGKRFQQAVDAVEEFLKKGKGKDQASHNSTEEKNRRNSSEERGKQSVGEEKHKANLSEGKPKKRVSSVSSERGSKSPLKRTYEQSPRKRGRPPKDEKDLTIPESSTVKRMMTGTMAGFKWPPSVSEPVKDGDPHFHHFLLSQTEKPAVCYQAITKKLKETGSTSIQAADSTAINGSITPTDKKIGFLGLGLMGSGIVSNLLKMGHTVTVWNRTAEKCDLFIQEGARLGRTPAEVVSTCDITFACVSDPKAAKDLVLGPSGVLQGIRPGKCYVDMSTVDADTVTELAQVIVSRGGRFLEAPVSGNQQLSNDGMLVILAAGDRGLYEDCSSCFQAMGKTSFFLGEVGNAAKMMLIVNMVQGSFMATIAEGLTLAQVTGQSQQTLLDILNQGQLASIFLDQKCQNILQGNFKPDFYLKYIQKDLRLAIALGDSVNHPTPMAAAANEVYKRAKALDQSDNDMSAVYRAYIH, from the exons GGGGAAGCTGGGCCGTTATCCTCCTTGGCCAGGAAAG ATTGTTAACCCGCCTAAGGACCTGAAGAAGCCTCGTGGGAAGAAGTGCTTCTTTGTGAAGTTTTTTGGGACTGAAGATCA TCTTCCCGTGCTTGAGGAGCTGGAGCCCAAACTGCATCAACCACGTACAAGAGAGAG TGCTTGGATTAAAGTGGAGCAGCTGAAGCCTTATCATGCCCACAAAGAGGAAATGATTAAAATTAACAAAGGCAAGAGGTTCCAGCAAGCTGTGGATGCTGTGGAAGAATTCCTCAAAAAAGGCAAAGGCAAGGACCAG GCTTCTCATAACTCCACCGAAGAGAAGAATCGGCGGAATTCGAGTGAAGAGAGGGGCAAGCAGTCAGTGGGAGAAGAGAAACACAAAGCCAATTTGTCTGAAGGGAAGCCGAAGAAGAGGGTGTCTTCCGTTTCTTCAGAGCGAGGCTCAAAATCCCCTCTGAAGAGAACGTATGAGCAAAGCCCCCGGAAGCGAGGGCGCCCCCCTAAAGATGAGAAG GATCTGACAATCCCTGAATCGAGCACAGTGAAGAGAATGATGACTGGCACCATGGCTGGCTTTAAATGGCCACCGAGTGTAAGCGAG CCTGTGAAAGATGGCGACCCTCATTTCCATCACTTCCTGCTTAGCCAGACAGAGAAG CCGGCTGTTTGCTACCAAGCCATCACAAAGAAGCTGAAG GAAACAGGGTCCACGTCTATCCAGGCAGCCGACAGCACGGCTATCAATGGCAGCATCACTCCCACAGACAAGAA gATAGGTTTCCTTGGCCTTGGCCTGATGGGGAGTGGCATCGTGTCCAACTTACTAAAAATGGGTCACACTGTCACGGTCTGGAACCGGACTGCTGAAAAG TGTGATTTGTTCATCCAGGAGGGGGCAAGGTTGGGAAGAACCCCCGCTGAAGTGGTCTCCACCTGTGACATCACTTTCGCCTGCGTATCTGATCCAAAGGCAGCCAAGGAT CTGGTGCTTGGTCCTAGTGGAGTACTCCAGGGTATACGTCCAGGAAAGTGCTACGTGGACATGTCCACCGTGGATGCAGACACTGTTACAGAACTGGCTCAG GTGATCGTATCCAGGGGTGGTCGCTTCCTGGAGGCACCAGTTTCAGGGAACCAACAACTCTCTAACGATGGCATGCTGGTGATACTAGCCGCCGGTGACAGGGGCTTATATGAAGACTGCAGTAGTTGTTTCCAAGCAATGGGGAAAACCTCTTTTTTTCTAG GGGAAGTGGGGAACGCTGCCAAGATGATGCTCATTGTGAACATGGTCCAAGGAAGCTTCATGGCCACAATAGCAGAAGGACTAACTCTGGCTCAAGTGACTGGTCAGTCGCAGCAGACTCTTCTGGATATCCTCAACCAGGGACAACTCGCCAGCATCTTCTTGGACCAGAAGTGCCAAA acaTCCTGCAAGGAAATTTTAAACCAGATTTCTACCTGAAATACATCCAGAAGGATCTCAGATTAGCCATTGCACTAGGCGATTCTGTTAACCACCCAACTCCCATGGCAGCTGCAGCCAATGAG GTCTACAAACGAGCAAAAGCATTGGACCAATCTGACAATGACATGTCTGCTGTGTACAGGGCCTACATCCACTAG
- the GLYR1 gene encoding cytokine-like nuclear factor N-PAC isoform X22 has product MAAAAAAVPVNLRLGDLVWGKLGRYPPWPGKIVNPPKDLKKPRGKKCFFVKFFGTEDHAWIKVEQLKPYHAHKEEMIKINKGKRFQQAVDAVEEFLKKGKGKDQASHNSTEEKNRRNSSEERGKQSVGEEKHKANLSEGKPKKRVSSVSSERGSKSPLKRTYEQSPRKRGRPPKDEKDLTIPESSTVKRMMTGTMAGFKWPPSVSEPVKDGDPHFHHFLLSQTEKPAVCYQAITKKLKVCEEETGSTSIQAADSTAINGSITPTDKKIGFLGLGLMGSGIVSNLLKMGHTVTVWNRTAEKEGARLGRTPAEVVSTCDITFACVSDPKAAKDLVLGPSGVLQGIRPGKCYVDMSTVDADTVTELAQVIVSRGGRFLEAPVSGNQQLSNDGMLVILAAGDRGLYEDCSSCFQAMGKTSFFLGEVGNAAKMMLIVNMVQGSFMATIAEGLTLAQVTGQSQQTLLDILNQGQLASIFLDQKCQNILQGNFKPDFYLKYIQKDLRLAIALGDSVNHPTPMAAAANEVYKRAKALDQSDNDMSAVYRAYIH; this is encoded by the exons GGGGAAGCTGGGCCGTTATCCTCCTTGGCCAGGAAAG ATTGTTAACCCGCCTAAGGACCTGAAGAAGCCTCGTGGGAAGAAGTGCTTCTTTGTGAAGTTTTTTGGGACTGAAGATCA TGCTTGGATTAAAGTGGAGCAGCTGAAGCCTTATCATGCCCACAAAGAGGAAATGATTAAAATTAACAAAGGCAAGAGGTTCCAGCAAGCTGTGGATGCTGTGGAAGAATTCCTCAAAAAAGGCAAAGGCAAGGACCAG GCTTCTCATAACTCCACCGAAGAGAAGAATCGGCGGAATTCGAGTGAAGAGAGGGGCAAGCAGTCAGTGGGAGAAGAGAAACACAAAGCCAATTTGTCTGAAGGGAAGCCGAAGAAGAGGGTGTCTTCCGTTTCTTCAGAGCGAGGCTCAAAATCCCCTCTGAAGAGAACGTATGAGCAAAGCCCCCGGAAGCGAGGGCGCCCCCCTAAAGATGAGAAG GATCTGACAATCCCTGAATCGAGCACAGTGAAGAGAATGATGACTGGCACCATGGCTGGCTTTAAATGGCCACCGAGTGTAAGCGAG CCTGTGAAAGATGGCGACCCTCATTTCCATCACTTCCTGCTTAGCCAGACAGAGAAG CCGGCTGTTTGCTACCAAGCCATCACAAAGAAGCTGAAGGTGTGTGAAGAG GAAACAGGGTCCACGTCTATCCAGGCAGCCGACAGCACGGCTATCAATGGCAGCATCACTCCCACAGACAAGAA gATAGGTTTCCTTGGCCTTGGCCTGATGGGGAGTGGCATCGTGTCCAACTTACTAAAAATGGGTCACACTGTCACGGTCTGGAACCGGACTGCTGAAAAG GAGGGGGCAAGGTTGGGAAGAACCCCCGCTGAAGTGGTCTCCACCTGTGACATCACTTTCGCCTGCGTATCTGATCCAAAGGCAGCCAAGGAT CTGGTGCTTGGTCCTAGTGGAGTACTCCAGGGTATACGTCCAGGAAAGTGCTACGTGGACATGTCCACCGTGGATGCAGACACTGTTACAGAACTGGCTCAG GTGATCGTATCCAGGGGTGGTCGCTTCCTGGAGGCACCAGTTTCAGGGAACCAACAACTCTCTAACGATGGCATGCTGGTGATACTAGCCGCCGGTGACAGGGGCTTATATGAAGACTGCAGTAGTTGTTTCCAAGCAATGGGGAAAACCTCTTTTTTTCTAG GGGAAGTGGGGAACGCTGCCAAGATGATGCTCATTGTGAACATGGTCCAAGGAAGCTTCATGGCCACAATAGCAGAAGGACTAACTCTGGCTCAAGTGACTGGTCAGTCGCAGCAGACTCTTCTGGATATCCTCAACCAGGGACAACTCGCCAGCATCTTCTTGGACCAGAAGTGCCAAA acaTCCTGCAAGGAAATTTTAAACCAGATTTCTACCTGAAATACATCCAGAAGGATCTCAGATTAGCCATTGCACTAGGCGATTCTGTTAACCACCCAACTCCCATGGCAGCTGCAGCCAATGAG GTCTACAAACGAGCAAAAGCATTGGACCAATCTGACAATGACATGTCTGCTGTGTACAGGGCCTACATCCACTAG
- the GLYR1 gene encoding cytokine-like nuclear factor N-PAC isoform X10, which produces MAAAAAAVPVNLRLGDLVWGKLGRYPPWPGKIVNPPKDLKKPRGKKCFFVKFFGTEDHLPVLEELEPKLHQPRTRESAWIKVEQLKPYHAHKEEMIKINKGKRFQQAVDAVEEFLKKGKGKDQASHNSTEEKNRRNSSEERGKQSVGEEKHKANLSEGKPKKRVSSVSSERGSKSPLKRTYEQSPRKRGRPPKDEKDLTIPESSTVKRMMTGTMAGFKWPPSPAVCYQAITKKLKVCEEETGSTSIQAADSTAINGSITPTDKKIGFLGLGLMGSGIVSNLLKMGHTVTVWNRTAEKCDLFIQEGARLGRTPAEVVSTCDITFACVSDPKAAKDLVLGPSGVLQGIRPGKCYVDMSTVDADTVTELAQVIVSRGGRFLEAPVSGNQQLSNDGMLVILAAGDRGLYEDCSSCFQAMGKTSFFLGEVGNAAKMMLIVNMVQGSFMATIAEGLTLAQVTGQSQQTLLDILNQGQLASIFLDQKCQNILQGNFKPDFYLKYIQKDLRLAIALGDSVNHPTPMAAAANEVYKRAKALDQSDNDMSAVYRAYIH; this is translated from the exons GGGGAAGCTGGGCCGTTATCCTCCTTGGCCAGGAAAG ATTGTTAACCCGCCTAAGGACCTGAAGAAGCCTCGTGGGAAGAAGTGCTTCTTTGTGAAGTTTTTTGGGACTGAAGATCA TCTTCCCGTGCTTGAGGAGCTGGAGCCCAAACTGCATCAACCACGTACAAGAGAGAG TGCTTGGATTAAAGTGGAGCAGCTGAAGCCTTATCATGCCCACAAAGAGGAAATGATTAAAATTAACAAAGGCAAGAGGTTCCAGCAAGCTGTGGATGCTGTGGAAGAATTCCTCAAAAAAGGCAAAGGCAAGGACCAG GCTTCTCATAACTCCACCGAAGAGAAGAATCGGCGGAATTCGAGTGAAGAGAGGGGCAAGCAGTCAGTGGGAGAAGAGAAACACAAAGCCAATTTGTCTGAAGGGAAGCCGAAGAAGAGGGTGTCTTCCGTTTCTTCAGAGCGAGGCTCAAAATCCCCTCTGAAGAGAACGTATGAGCAAAGCCCCCGGAAGCGAGGGCGCCCCCCTAAAGATGAGAAG GATCTGACAATCCCTGAATCGAGCACAGTGAAGAGAATGATGACTGGCACCATGGCTGGCTTTAAATGGCCACCGAGT CCGGCTGTTTGCTACCAAGCCATCACAAAGAAGCTGAAGGTGTGTGAAGAG GAAACAGGGTCCACGTCTATCCAGGCAGCCGACAGCACGGCTATCAATGGCAGCATCACTCCCACAGACAAGAA gATAGGTTTCCTTGGCCTTGGCCTGATGGGGAGTGGCATCGTGTCCAACTTACTAAAAATGGGTCACACTGTCACGGTCTGGAACCGGACTGCTGAAAAG TGTGATTTGTTCATCCAGGAGGGGGCAAGGTTGGGAAGAACCCCCGCTGAAGTGGTCTCCACCTGTGACATCACTTTCGCCTGCGTATCTGATCCAAAGGCAGCCAAGGAT CTGGTGCTTGGTCCTAGTGGAGTACTCCAGGGTATACGTCCAGGAAAGTGCTACGTGGACATGTCCACCGTGGATGCAGACACTGTTACAGAACTGGCTCAG GTGATCGTATCCAGGGGTGGTCGCTTCCTGGAGGCACCAGTTTCAGGGAACCAACAACTCTCTAACGATGGCATGCTGGTGATACTAGCCGCCGGTGACAGGGGCTTATATGAAGACTGCAGTAGTTGTTTCCAAGCAATGGGGAAAACCTCTTTTTTTCTAG GGGAAGTGGGGAACGCTGCCAAGATGATGCTCATTGTGAACATGGTCCAAGGAAGCTTCATGGCCACAATAGCAGAAGGACTAACTCTGGCTCAAGTGACTGGTCAGTCGCAGCAGACTCTTCTGGATATCCTCAACCAGGGACAACTCGCCAGCATCTTCTTGGACCAGAAGTGCCAAA acaTCCTGCAAGGAAATTTTAAACCAGATTTCTACCTGAAATACATCCAGAAGGATCTCAGATTAGCCATTGCACTAGGCGATTCTGTTAACCACCCAACTCCCATGGCAGCTGCAGCCAATGAG GTCTACAAACGAGCAAAAGCATTGGACCAATCTGACAATGACATGTCTGCTGTGTACAGGGCCTACATCCACTAG